The Bombus vancouverensis nearcticus chromosome 2, iyBomVanc1_principal, whole genome shotgun sequence genome window below encodes:
- the LOC117163313 gene encoding potassium/sodium hyperpolarization-activated cyclic nucleotide-gated channel 2 translates to MILHADHVCDIPDEENDIVFLPGKGPIQRIFDTVRLSLLASRKNPAAHKFLRSNASIINEIRRHWRNYAYIIHPFSMFRHYWDFMMIFVITSVLLLVPYQAAFEMEKKSSIWNLSKNFLLLICCGDVVVNLRTGYFNKETHSTVLEQKKIISHYVKHSTFFPDFLGSFPTDLFYLTRWVDLTVARKTTSLMCIFRVFSLSSYVDKLAFAYDIPLALQEFCLVLLWMILLLHWQSCLHWLIPIVTTSIRQPERPSNTSWIEVNKLWEVHRAQQYLASSLRAISTFMRADLLYTHQQNVGDIYLIIFLQLFGIVAPWFVITRAMQFFKGHNSSRLRYQGTVAQLRQYMRHKQLPYPSQRRIIQYYEFRFQHRFFRESEVINTLSIQMRHEIRMHSCRKLVENVSFFNNLPLSLLGRIVALLKSEIFLTNDVIMRANQPGDCMYFIATGTVAIYTNSGKEVCHLEDGAYFGEIALVMPNELRVASVVAVEVCELYRLSRGDFARTIHPYPMLWETIKNIAIERHEKTMILNEQ, encoded by the exons ATGATACTTCATGCGGATCACGTTTGCGATATACCGGATGAAGAGAATGACATAGTATTCCTTCCTGGTAAGGGACCAATCCAAAGAATATTCGATACTGTACGTCTCTCGCTGTTAGCCTCTCGAAAAAACCCAGCCGCTCACAAATTTCTTCGAAGCAATGCTTCCATAATCAACGAAATACGTCGTCATTGGAGAAATTACGCTTATATCATTCACCCGTTTAGCATGTTCAG GCACTACTGGGACTTCATGATGATTTTCGTGATAACCAGCGTGTTGCTACTCGTTCCCTATCAGGCCGCCTTCGAAATGGAGAAAAAGTCATCGATCTGGAACCTCAGCAAGAACTTCTTGCTGCTCATCTGCTGTGGGGACGTAGTGGTTAACCTCAGAACGGG ATATTTCAATAAAGAAACGCACTCGACGGTACTAGAACAAAAGAAGATAATCAGTCATTACGTGAAACACAGCACCTTTTTCCCCGATTTCCTTGGTTCTTTTCCAACGGACCTCTTCTATCTAACCAGATGGGTGGATCTCACAGTGGCTCGCAAGACGACATCCCTCATGTGTATCTTTCGTGTCTTCTCCCTCAGTTCCTACGTCGACAAGCTGGCCTTTGCCTACGATATCCCTTTAGCTCTTCAAGAGTTCTGTCTGGTACTCTTATGGATGATACTGTTACTACATTGGCAATCTTGCTTACACTGGTTGATACCCATAGTGACTACCTCCATACGTCAACCAGAACGTCCCTCCAATACCTCCTGGATCGAAGTGAATAAACTGTGGGAGGTTCATAGGGCTCAGCAATACTTGGCCAGTAGCCTACGCGCCATATCTACGTTTATGAGGGCTGATCTGTTGTATACGCATCAACAGAACGTAGGAGATATTTACTTGATTATCTTTCTGCAGCTGTTTGGTATTGTCGCGCCCTGGTTCGTCATTACGCGAGCAATGCAATTCTTTAAAGGACACAACAGCTCTCGTCTCAGGTATCAAGGTACCGTGGCTCAGTTAAGACAGTACATGAGGCACAAACAATTACCATATCCTTCTCAGAGAAGGATCATTCAATATTACGAGTTTCGTTTTCAGCATCGATTCTTCCGCGAGTCGGAAGTCATTAATACGTTGTCGATCCAGATGCGTCACGAAATCAGGATGCACTCGTGTCGTAAATTAGTGGAAAACGTATCGTTCTTTAATAATTTACCATTGTCGTTGCTGGGTCGAATCGTGGCGCTATTGAAGTCTGAGATCTTCTTGACCAACGACGTGATCATGCGAGCGAATCAACCGGGTGATTGTATGTATTTTATCGCTACCGGTACTGTAGCTATTTATACGAACTCGGGCAAAGAAGTGTGCCATTTGGAGGACGGCGCATACTTCGGCGAGATCGCACTCGTCATGCCCAACGAGTTGAGGGTAGCCAGCGTGGTCGCTGTCGAAGTATGCGAGCTATACCGGTTAAGTCGAGGCGACTTCGCTAGGACGATACACCCGTACCCCATGCTATGGGAGACGATCAAGAACATCGCGATTGAGAGACACGAGAAGACGATGATACTTAACGAGCAGTAG